One Tautonia rosea genomic window carries:
- a CDS encoding anti-sigma factor family protein has protein sequence MVRLIRRLWHGWRLMNLPCHRISELVSRSLDDRLTFGERLAYRSHLIYCVACRRYRRQVLLIREMMRRGPGPGVGPTMPEELRERITRAMKER, from the coding sequence ATGGTTCGTCTGATTCGCCGACTCTGGCATGGCTGGCGGTTGATGAACCTGCCGTGTCATCGGATCTCGGAGCTGGTGAGCCGATCGCTTGATGATCGGTTGACGTTCGGGGAGCGGCTGGCGTATCGGTCTCACCTGATCTATTGCGTCGCCTGTCGGCGATATCGCCGACAGGTGTTATTGATCCGCGAGATGATGCGGCGTGGGCCGGGCCCCGGCGTCGGGCCGACGATGCCCGAGGAACTTCGCGAGCGGATCACTCGGGCGATGAAGGAACGTTGA
- a CDS encoding DUF421 domain-containing protein encodes MKTLQMVNWVFQGWEGPLRVLVVGSAAYLALIVLMRITGPRTLSKMNAFDFVVTVAIGSTLATVLLSKEVALIDGVVALALLIMLQWLITWLATRSEQVTRLIKAEPVLLVRDGQMLRQSMDRSRVIEADILQAVRQQGNGSIRDVSALVLETDGSFSVISKPIDGEPTVLANVDRDVVARRLNDSRV; translated from the coding sequence ATGAAAACGCTTCAAATGGTCAACTGGGTGTTTCAGGGGTGGGAGGGACCGCTTCGGGTGCTGGTGGTGGGCTCGGCCGCGTATCTGGCGCTGATTGTGCTGATGAGGATCACGGGGCCGCGAACCCTGTCAAAAATGAACGCCTTTGACTTCGTGGTGACGGTGGCGATTGGCTCGACCCTGGCGACCGTCTTGCTGTCGAAGGAGGTGGCGCTGATCGACGGGGTGGTGGCGCTGGCGTTGTTGATCATGCTTCAATGGCTGATCACCTGGCTGGCGACCCGATCGGAACAGGTGACCCGATTGATCAAGGCCGAGCCGGTGCTGCTGGTCCGGGACGGTCAGATGCTTCGGCAGTCGATGGACCGCTCTCGCGTGATTGAGGCGGACATTCTTCAGGCCGTTCGTCAGCAGGGGAACGGGTCGATCCGAGACGTGTCGGCCCTGGTGCTGGAGACGGATGGTTCGTTCTCAGTGATTTCGAAACCGATCGACGGTGAGCCGACGGTGCTGGCGAACGTGGATCGAGATGTCGTGGCGAGGCGGTTGAATGATTCGAGGGTGTGA
- a CDS encoding cupin domain-containing protein: MPDAPPEPTADDYFISAGSGKHLPLFPGVDLRVTAGQGIMLSVVEFQPGGIVPEHFHPHEQMGYLVKGRLEFTVGGITRILEPGDLWRIPGGVPHRVVALDGPALALDVFHPVREDYL; encoded by the coding sequence ATGCCCGATGCCCCCCCCGAACCGACCGCCGACGACTATTTCATCTCCGCTGGCTCCGGCAAGCACCTCCCCTTGTTCCCCGGTGTCGACCTCCGCGTGACCGCCGGCCAGGGCATCATGCTCTCGGTCGTCGAATTCCAGCCCGGCGGCATCGTCCCCGAGCACTTCCACCCGCACGAGCAAATGGGCTACCTCGTCAAAGGCCGACTCGAATTCACCGTCGGCGGCATCACGCGCATCCTCGAACCCGGCGACCTCTGGCGCATCCCCGGAGGTGTTCCCCATCGCGTCGTCGCCCTCGACGGCCCCGCCCTCGCCCTCGACGTCTTTCATCCCGTCCGCGAAGATTACCTCTGA
- a CDS encoding sigma 54-interacting transcriptional regulator, with amino-acid sequence MPPIREWWPNHSHQLAVILATVAVVIYSLSVLWVVATSGDIGIRCVFGTAQKEPISPRYHWFDPVQGPDVRQVPQVGDRISRIASSDGAWSIEIADNDYTAIIRAQRMIGQTPSGSTLLVEWLPLDWEGERSNADPIQALAEVRLRPFGMYVWSLVWFAQEMVIFALGAIVLWRRPNDRSARVFFWLCVFTVGAFMGGYHWSEIVSERLLIFPFVPLAMVVPIASLHFFLVFPRPNPLLLLHRRWVMLGLYGVFAVNLAILWAAMFWISLTGEPDPATLGLRLAAQRLIKWVALGHVGFSVLIFALCIACLLYSYRRARNPIERNQVRWILLASLLSTVFIGYLLLLAAEDTSVLGLDSAAWPMYTVSLLYTSAYAVSITRYKLMQAEEIFNRSVRYLLVSVGLGLLYSLVLVVGALAVGYSLQDEQTSREATVVMLTALVILVLSGGVRRRFEQAIDRRFFREKYKFDQAMRKMSQAVDRLVDRGTLGRRLLEAAAEVLGLDWGTIYLRTAPDRPLSVVASLGPEPDQTTLPDDSPILRRLRARPTVRLPGSMARASHDPTADALIALGGEVAAALSSDGELAGVLVLGPKRNGLPYDDEEMVFLAALSSVAVLALHSASIHRTLEELNRELRDKVEKIAEQQRRILVLQDQLIGRHSEDHDSSPRAGQALPPPSDLDAPDHPATDTPALGRIRGTSAPMKRVLDTVRKAAVSPSAVLILGESGTGKELLAEAIHAGSPRASKPFVKVHCAALSPSLLESELFGHVRGAFTGADRDRVGRFQQADGGTLLLDEIGDISLDVQTKLLRVLQTKTFERVGSSQPITVDVRIVAATHRDLPALIRSGRFREDLYYRLNVISIVVPPLRDRRADVFELAVSFLRHVAGRSGKPITHLDDDAIEALTAYDWPGNVRELENVIERAVVLSEGPAITRDDLPDDLFGPRAAAASSLRRRAAAVSTGRRGRPRRLPSSSSWTAPPPAPELDDPELDAFERHQLRDALAEARGNKSEAARLLGLPRSTLVSKLKKFGLMTPENDSS; translated from the coding sequence ATGCCACCCATTCGGGAATGGTGGCCCAATCACTCCCATCAACTGGCGGTGATCCTCGCCACGGTCGCCGTGGTCATCTATTCACTCTCGGTCCTCTGGGTGGTGGCAACCTCGGGAGACATCGGCATCCGCTGCGTCTTCGGCACTGCGCAAAAGGAGCCCATCAGCCCGCGTTACCACTGGTTTGACCCGGTGCAGGGGCCTGATGTCCGCCAGGTTCCCCAGGTCGGCGACCGCATCTCCCGGATCGCCTCGTCCGATGGGGCCTGGAGCATCGAGATTGCCGACAACGACTACACGGCCATCATTCGAGCGCAACGCATGATCGGCCAGACCCCCTCCGGCTCGACTCTGCTCGTCGAATGGCTTCCCCTTGATTGGGAAGGCGAACGCTCGAATGCCGACCCGATCCAGGCCCTAGCCGAGGTCCGCCTGCGACCGTTTGGCATGTATGTCTGGTCCCTCGTCTGGTTCGCGCAGGAAATGGTCATCTTCGCCCTCGGCGCGATCGTATTGTGGCGACGCCCCAACGACCGATCGGCCCGGGTCTTCTTCTGGCTCTGCGTCTTTACGGTGGGGGCCTTCATGGGGGGCTACCACTGGTCCGAGATCGTCAGCGAACGCCTGTTGATCTTCCCGTTCGTCCCCCTTGCGATGGTCGTGCCGATTGCCAGCCTGCACTTCTTCCTGGTCTTCCCAAGGCCCAACCCGCTTCTGCTCCTGCACCGCCGCTGGGTGATGCTCGGCCTCTACGGCGTCTTCGCGGTCAACCTGGCGATCCTCTGGGCGGCCATGTTCTGGATCTCCCTGACCGGCGAGCCCGACCCCGCCACCCTTGGCCTTCGTCTGGCCGCGCAGAGGCTCATCAAATGGGTGGCCCTCGGGCATGTCGGCTTTTCCGTTTTGATCTTCGCCCTCTGTATTGCCTGCCTGCTTTACAGCTATCGCCGCGCCCGCAACCCGATCGAGCGCAACCAGGTCCGCTGGATATTGCTTGCCTCCCTCCTCTCGACCGTCTTCATCGGCTACCTGCTCCTGCTCGCTGCCGAAGACACCTCGGTCCTTGGGCTCGATAGCGCCGCCTGGCCCATGTACACCGTCTCACTTCTTTATACCTCGGCCTACGCGGTGAGCATCACCCGATACAAACTAATGCAGGCCGAGGAGATCTTCAATCGCAGCGTCCGCTACCTGCTCGTCAGCGTCGGCCTGGGCCTGCTCTACTCGCTGGTCCTGGTCGTCGGTGCGTTGGCGGTTGGCTACTCGCTTCAAGATGAACAGACCTCTCGCGAGGCCACCGTGGTCATGCTCACCGCCCTGGTCATCCTGGTCCTCTCGGGAGGCGTCCGCCGCCGGTTCGAGCAGGCCATCGACCGCCGCTTCTTCCGCGAAAAGTACAAATTTGATCAAGCCATGCGCAAGATGAGCCAGGCCGTCGACCGCCTCGTCGATCGTGGAACCCTGGGCCGTCGCCTGCTCGAAGCCGCCGCCGAGGTCCTCGGCCTCGACTGGGGAACCATCTACCTCCGGACCGCTCCCGACCGCCCGCTCTCCGTCGTCGCCAGCCTCGGTCCAGAGCCCGATCAAACCACCTTGCCCGACGACAGCCCGATCCTCCGACGCCTCCGGGCCCGGCCAACCGTCCGCCTCCCCGGCTCGATGGCACGCGCCTCGCACGACCCCACCGCCGACGCCCTCATCGCCCTCGGCGGCGAGGTCGCCGCCGCCCTCTCCTCCGACGGCGAGTTGGCCGGTGTCCTGGTCCTCGGGCCGAAACGCAACGGATTACCGTATGATGATGAAGAAATGGTCTTCCTCGCCGCCCTCTCCTCGGTCGCCGTTCTGGCCCTGCACTCGGCCTCCATCCACCGGACCCTCGAAGAATTGAACCGAGAGCTGCGCGACAAGGTCGAGAAGATCGCCGAACAGCAGCGTCGGATTCTCGTCCTCCAGGATCAGCTCATCGGCCGACACAGTGAGGATCACGACTCCTCACCCCGAGCCGGCCAGGCCTTGCCTCCCCCGTCCGATCTCGACGCCCCCGATCACCCCGCCACCGACACCCCCGCCCTCGGCCGCATCCGAGGCACCAGTGCCCCCATGAAGCGCGTGCTCGACACCGTCCGCAAGGCCGCCGTCAGCCCGTCGGCCGTCCTCATCCTTGGCGAGAGCGGCACCGGCAAGGAGCTACTCGCCGAGGCCATTCACGCCGGCAGCCCCCGCGCATCGAAACCCTTTGTCAAGGTCCACTGCGCCGCCCTCTCCCCCAGCCTCCTCGAATCCGAGCTGTTCGGCCACGTCCGAGGGGCCTTCACCGGGGCCGATCGCGACCGCGTGGGCCGCTTCCAGCAGGCCGACGGCGGCACCTTGCTCCTCGACGAGATCGGCGACATTTCCCTCGACGTCCAAACCAAGCTCCTCCGCGTCCTCCAGACCAAGACCTTCGAGCGCGTTGGCAGCTCGCAGCCAATCACCGTCGACGTCCGGATCGTCGCCGCCACCCACCGCGACCTCCCCGCCCTCATCCGCTCCGGACGTTTCCGTGAAGACCTGTATTACCGCTTGAATGTCATCAGCATTGTCGTCCCTCCCCTCCGCGACCGCCGCGCTGACGTCTTCGAACTGGCCGTCTCCTTCCTCCGCCACGTTGCTGGCCGATCGGGCAAGCCGATCACCCACCTCGACGACGATGCCATCGAGGCCCTCACCGCCTACGACTGGCCCGGCAACGTCCGCGAGCTGGAAAACGTGATCGAACGCGCCGTTGTCCTCTCCGAAGGCCCTGCCATCACCCGAGACGACCTGCCCGACGACCTCTTCGGCCCCCGCGCCGCCGCCGCCTCCTCGCTCCGCCGACGTGCTGCCGCCGTCTCGACCGGCCGCCGAGGCCGACCCCGACGCCTTCCCAGTTCGTCCTCCTGGACCGCTCCTCCTCCTGCTCCCGAACTCGATGACCCCGAGCTTGACGCCTTCGAACGCCACCAACTCCGCGACGCCCTCGCCGAGGCCCGCGGCAACAAGTCCGAAGCTGCCCGCCTCCTCGGCCTCCCGCGCAGCACCCTCGTCAGCAAGCTCAAGAAATTCGGCCTGATGACCCCCGAGAACGACTCCTCCTGA
- a CDS encoding spondin domain-containing protein: MRILTWMGVRGGVPAIASAVVALVSGVTGPSPTASASSITLRVKVTNLAPNGGTSLTPVWFGFHDGGFDLYDRDLPASGAIERIAEDGDVGPLNTLFESSGNGDVQGTIFGAGAGPGFPGAPVIAPGGMAHVDLMIDPMAASSRYFSYASMIVPSNDFFIANGNPLAFEIFDAMGQFRSNTGRRGVFEFTVLGSMVLDAGTEVNDELPENTAFFGQSMPDTGVDENGVITLADGFIPGGPILSDPRFLNADFTAPGYQIARFEITVVPEPSSVVLCGLGLVAAGGLGVRSRLRRNRLRMES; the protein is encoded by the coding sequence ATGAGAATTTTGACGTGGATGGGAGTGCGGGGGGGAGTCCCGGCGATCGCCTCGGCGGTCGTGGCGCTGGTGTCGGGGGTGACGGGGCCGAGCCCGACGGCCTCGGCCTCGTCGATTACGCTTCGGGTGAAGGTGACGAACCTCGCCCCGAACGGGGGGACGTCCCTGACTCCCGTCTGGTTCGGCTTCCACGACGGCGGCTTTGACCTCTATGACCGAGATCTGCCGGCCTCGGGGGCGATCGAGCGGATTGCGGAGGACGGCGATGTCGGCCCGCTGAACACCCTGTTCGAGAGCAGCGGCAACGGAGACGTCCAGGGGACGATCTTCGGGGCCGGGGCGGGGCCGGGGTTTCCAGGGGCCCCGGTGATCGCGCCGGGGGGGATGGCCCATGTCGACCTCATGATCGACCCGATGGCAGCGTCGAGTCGGTATTTCAGCTATGCCTCGATGATCGTGCCGAGCAACGATTTCTTCATCGCCAACGGCAACCCGCTCGCGTTTGAAATCTTCGATGCGATGGGGCAGTTCCGGAGCAATACCGGAAGGCGGGGGGTCTTCGAGTTCACGGTGCTCGGCTCGATGGTGCTCGACGCGGGCACGGAGGTGAACGACGAGCTGCCGGAGAACACGGCCTTCTTCGGCCAGTCGATGCCCGATACCGGAGTCGACGAGAATGGCGTGATCACCCTGGCCGACGGATTCATCCCCGGCGGCCCGATTCTGAGCGACCCGCGGTTTCTCAACGCCGACTTCACGGCGCCGGGATACCAGATCGCCCGGTTCGAGATTACGGTTGTGCCGGAGCCGTCGTCGGTCGTGCTGTGCGGCCTCGGTCTGGTGGCCGCGGGCGGCCTGGGCGTCCGTTCTCGGCTTCGGAGAAATCGGTTGCGTATGGAGAGTTGA
- the aroF gene encoding 3-deoxy-7-phosphoheptulonate synthase, translating to MIVVMKPDATEEQITHVRDHISSLGLQPQVIVGEHQTVIAAIGQERPGMVEALEPAEGVVKVLPIMAPYKRASSELKTERTVVRARSLEVGGKRIGVIAGPCSVESEEQIVSIARKLKEMGATGLRGGAYKPRTSPYSFQGHKVDGLKMLATARAETGLAIVTEVMAPEHVPVVAEYADVLQIGARNMQNYQLLQAVGDSGIPAFLKRGMSATMEEFLLAAEYILDRGNENVMLCERGIRAFEDHTRFTLPLASVPYLQMKTHLPVVVDPSHGTGKAALVPAMARAAIAAGADGLMVEVHDDPEHAMSDGAQTITPEVFSRMMADCRRVAEAVDRGL from the coding sequence GTGATCGTCGTGATGAAACCGGACGCGACCGAAGAGCAGATTACCCACGTGCGCGATCATATTTCCTCGCTCGGCCTGCAACCGCAGGTCATCGTCGGAGAGCACCAGACGGTGATTGCCGCGATCGGTCAGGAGCGACCGGGGATGGTCGAGGCGTTGGAACCGGCCGAGGGAGTGGTCAAGGTCTTGCCGATCATGGCGCCCTACAAGCGGGCGTCGTCGGAGTTGAAAACCGAGCGGACGGTGGTCCGGGCACGATCGCTGGAGGTGGGCGGGAAACGGATTGGGGTGATCGCCGGCCCTTGCTCCGTCGAGAGTGAGGAGCAAATTGTCAGCATCGCCCGGAAACTGAAGGAAATGGGAGCGACCGGCCTGCGAGGTGGAGCCTACAAGCCGAGGACCAGCCCGTACAGCTTTCAGGGGCACAAGGTCGACGGCCTGAAGATGCTGGCGACGGCTCGGGCCGAAACCGGTTTGGCGATCGTGACCGAGGTGATGGCTCCGGAGCATGTCCCGGTGGTGGCCGAATACGCCGACGTGCTCCAGATCGGGGCGCGGAACATGCAGAACTATCAATTGTTGCAGGCGGTGGGAGATTCGGGCATTCCGGCCTTCCTGAAGCGTGGGATGAGCGCGACGATGGAGGAGTTCCTGCTGGCGGCCGAGTATATTCTCGATCGAGGAAATGAGAACGTGATGCTTTGTGAGCGTGGGATTCGGGCGTTCGAGGACCATACTCGCTTCACCTTGCCGCTGGCGTCGGTCCCGTATTTGCAGATGAAAACGCACTTGCCGGTCGTGGTCGACCCGTCGCACGGCACGGGCAAGGCGGCCCTGGTGCCCGCGATGGCTCGAGCCGCGATTGCCGCCGGGGCGGATGGCCTGATGGTCGAGGTGCACGATGACCCGGAACACGCCATGAGCGACGGCGCCCAGACGATTACCCCCGAGGTCTTCTCCCGGATGATGGCGGATTGCCGACGGGTGGCCGAGGCGGTCGATCGCGGTCTTTGA
- a CDS encoding class I SAM-dependent methyltransferase, producing the protein MTAPATERSHPVDSLFPDDLPLESSIAETFGLLAAYQLPAQTPATNRLFARLNPTDLQLVRESLRDRLDPETFRQVFEGYATSDPKHFRREILRYGTHFLPHLVGAKTGLCDANPPAHIHCMMRKPIFIGDQYSGDLFIEELEQCGGQVESDGHYLDFGCSSGAAVRYLAAAYPEAQWYGCDPVKESIAWASDHLPGIDFQISPQWPPLPYPSQHFNGVYAISIWSHFSERAALAWFDEMARIIKPDGVLMFTTHGAATLGYSLRTGWRSDEGIRAIAADLAQNRYRFEDVYRHNDEVQSQLDSISDWGDAFLPLSWVILHLHHQWDLMGFRPGRNQANQDLYLLRRKSVG; encoded by the coding sequence ATGACCGCCCCAGCCACCGAACGCTCCCATCCGGTTGACTCACTGTTCCCGGACGACCTGCCGCTTGAGTCTTCGATCGCCGAGACTTTCGGATTGCTCGCCGCTTACCAACTTCCCGCACAAACCCCCGCAACCAACCGCCTCTTTGCTCGGCTCAACCCGACCGACCTCCAGCTCGTCCGGGAATCCCTTCGCGACCGGCTCGACCCCGAGACCTTCCGCCAGGTCTTCGAAGGCTACGCCACCTCCGATCCCAAGCATTTCCGACGGGAAATCCTCCGCTACGGAACCCACTTCCTCCCACATCTCGTCGGTGCCAAAACGGGGCTCTGCGATGCCAACCCCCCCGCGCACATCCATTGCATGATGCGTAAGCCGATCTTCATCGGCGACCAGTACAGCGGCGACCTATTCATCGAAGAACTGGAACAGTGCGGCGGCCAGGTCGAATCAGACGGCCATTATCTCGACTTCGGCTGCTCCTCCGGCGCCGCGGTCCGCTACCTCGCAGCCGCCTACCCCGAAGCCCAATGGTACGGGTGCGATCCCGTCAAGGAGTCCATCGCCTGGGCCTCAGACCACCTGCCCGGCATCGACTTCCAGATCAGCCCCCAGTGGCCCCCACTGCCGTATCCCTCGCAGCACTTCAACGGCGTCTATGCCATCTCCATCTGGTCTCACTTCTCCGAACGCGCCGCCCTGGCCTGGTTCGATGAGATGGCCCGGATCATTAAGCCCGATGGCGTCTTGATGTTCACTACCCACGGGGCCGCTACCCTGGGCTATTCGCTTCGGACCGGCTGGCGATCCGACGAAGGGATTCGCGCCATCGCCGCCGACCTCGCCCAGAACCGCTACCGATTTGAAGACGTTTACCGTCACAATGATGAAGTTCAGTCACAACTCGACTCGATCTCGGACTGGGGAGACGCCTTCCTCCCGCTTTCCTGGGTAATTCTTCACCTCCATCATCAATGGGATCTAATGGGCTTCCGCCCCGGACGCAATCAGGCCAATCAAGACCTCTACCTCCTGCGCCGAAAGTCCGTCGGCTAA
- a CDS encoding alpha/beta fold hydrolase, producing the protein MRRSAKSSAIPSWETEWSPITRWQVEGQGGAHEVVRLGQGEPIVLLPGLAGGWKMVMPLARRLARRHEVHLVGLSGDGAFLPRCAGVGVVDEAKSLLSAVDRLGLERPALMGVSYGGAVALEMAIEAPGRFHRLALFGAEAQFGRKWAATIARRVLERFPMPSDSPFINQFFNLLHGGKPESGPLAEFVVRRCWETDQGVMADRLRALELFDATDRLWRVETPTLILAGSRDVIVTGERQKALARAIAPSRFVTIEGAGHLGFLTHRKEVSARIARHLGVARRTVS; encoded by the coding sequence ATGCGACGATCGGCGAAGTCAAGCGCGATCCCAAGCTGGGAGACGGAGTGGAGCCCGATCACGCGATGGCAGGTCGAGGGTCAGGGAGGGGCTCATGAGGTGGTTCGGCTGGGGCAAGGAGAGCCGATCGTCCTGCTGCCGGGGCTGGCGGGTGGCTGGAAGATGGTGATGCCGCTGGCTCGTCGTTTGGCGAGGCGGCATGAGGTGCATCTGGTGGGGCTCTCGGGAGACGGGGCGTTCTTGCCTCGGTGCGCGGGAGTCGGGGTGGTGGACGAGGCGAAGTCCTTGCTCTCGGCGGTGGATCGGCTCGGGCTGGAGCGGCCGGCTCTGATGGGGGTCTCTTACGGCGGGGCCGTGGCGTTGGAGATGGCGATCGAGGCGCCGGGGCGGTTTCATCGGCTGGCCCTGTTCGGGGCCGAGGCGCAGTTTGGGCGAAAGTGGGCGGCGACGATTGCCCGCAGAGTCCTGGAACGTTTCCCGATGCCGAGCGATAGCCCGTTCATCAACCAGTTCTTCAACCTGCTGCACGGCGGGAAGCCCGAGTCGGGACCGCTGGCCGAGTTTGTGGTTCGGCGCTGCTGGGAAACGGACCAGGGGGTGATGGCCGATCGGCTCCGGGCGCTTGAACTGTTTGACGCGACCGATCGGCTCTGGCGGGTTGAGACGCCGACCCTGATCTTGGCCGGCTCTCGGGATGTGATCGTCACGGGAGAGCGGCAGAAGGCCCTGGCTCGGGCGATTGCTCCGTCGCGGTTTGTGACGATTGAGGGAGCCGGGCACCTGGGCTTCCTGACGCACCGCAAGGAAGTGTCGGCCCGGATCGCGCGTCACCTGGGGGTGGCTCGACGGACGGTTTCCTGA
- a CDS encoding universal stress protein, whose translation MKILVPIDGSPCSRATIEELCRHTWPANSEIKVITVIHVGGPEVFDPMMMASSFHFDLLAEARKHAPKLVEGAAQTIMERTKDVKVTYEVLEGVPKEEIVGQAEYWGADLIVLGSHGHGPVGRFFLGSVSHAVAMHAPCSVQIVRKRAETKVG comes from the coding sequence ATGAAGATTCTCGTTCCAATTGATGGATCGCCCTGCAGCCGGGCGACGATTGAGGAGCTTTGCCGTCACACCTGGCCGGCGAACAGTGAGATCAAGGTCATCACGGTCATCCACGTGGGAGGACCGGAAGTTTTCGATCCCATGATGATGGCGTCGTCGTTTCACTTCGACCTGCTCGCCGAGGCCAGGAAGCACGCCCCGAAGCTGGTGGAAGGGGCGGCCCAGACAATCATGGAGCGGACGAAAGACGTGAAGGTCACCTACGAGGTGCTCGAAGGGGTGCCGAAGGAAGAAATTGTCGGGCAGGCCGAATACTGGGGTGCCGACCTGATTGTGCTAGGATCGCACGGGCATGGGCCGGTCGGTCGATTCTTCCTCGGTTCGGTTTCGCATGCGGTGGCCATGCATGCACCCTGTTCGGTACAAATTGTGCGAAAGCGGGCTGAGACGAAGGTCGGGTGA
- a CDS encoding sigma-70 family RNA polymerase sigma factor: MSRQDLTEPQSRTPRVDEPEESSSGNGNVDPDSWVDRHGDVLYRWAVLRLGDHESAADVVQETFLAALDHRMRFDARSSERTWLLGILKHKIGDVLRRRRRESVAATEGAERPERESFGEPFDRRGFWVRGPSRWEEPGLALESAEFWEQLRKCLGAMPEHLAETFLLREVEGVDGPEVCRDLAITPESFWKRMHRARLLLRECLELRWFGTR, translated from the coding sequence ATGAGTCGACAGGATCTGACCGAGCCTCAATCCCGAACGCCACGGGTCGACGAGCCCGAGGAATCTTCGAGCGGGAACGGGAATGTTGATCCTGACTCATGGGTCGATCGGCACGGCGATGTGCTGTATCGCTGGGCCGTGCTTCGGCTCGGAGATCATGAATCGGCAGCGGATGTTGTGCAGGAGACGTTTCTCGCGGCGCTCGATCACCGGATGCGGTTCGACGCCCGATCCTCGGAACGAACCTGGCTTCTCGGAATCTTGAAGCATAAGATCGGCGATGTCTTGCGGCGGCGTCGCCGTGAATCGGTTGCCGCGACCGAAGGGGCGGAGAGACCTGAGCGGGAATCATTCGGGGAGCCATTCGACCGCCGAGGTTTCTGGGTCCGCGGCCCGTCTCGCTGGGAAGAACCTGGCCTGGCCCTCGAATCGGCCGAGTTCTGGGAGCAGCTGCGGAAGTGCCTCGGCGCGATGCCCGAGCACCTTGCCGAGACCTTTCTGTTGCGTGAGGTGGAGGGGGTTGACGGCCCCGAGGTCTGCCGGGACCTGGCAATCACGCCGGAGAGTTTCTGGAAGCGGATGCATCGGGCTCGTCTCTTGCTCAGGGAGTGCCTTGAGCTACGCTGGTTCGGCACCCGTTAA
- a CDS encoding HD domain-containing protein, whose translation MTDPLPPRFERALRWATIWHDGQHRKASPMPYVQHPIAVAWILDRLGFDEDVVIAALLHDVVEDTDATLDEIHERFGDRVAELVAHCSEQKTDSEGNVRPWIVRKHEHLDSLTTAPEAAKAIKLADCLHNMRSMVDDLAREGDPFWNRFNASRDQIFEKLRLVLERLGHGEDDRLGQLARLGWATLAELGGAEPGDEVPEPFVKPGSR comes from the coding sequence ATGACCGATCCGTTGCCTCCTCGATTCGAACGGGCCTTGCGATGGGCGACCATCTGGCACGATGGTCAACATCGCAAGGCCAGCCCCATGCCCTACGTGCAACATCCGATCGCGGTAGCCTGGATCCTCGACCGGCTCGGATTCGACGAGGATGTGGTGATCGCTGCCCTGCTCCACGATGTGGTGGAGGATACCGATGCAACGCTCGACGAGATTCACGAGCGCTTCGGTGATCGGGTCGCGGAACTGGTTGCGCACTGCTCGGAGCAGAAGACCGACAGCGAGGGGAATGTTCGTCCCTGGATCGTCCGCAAACACGAGCACCTCGATTCCTTGACCACTGCTCCGGAGGCAGCGAAGGCGATCAAGCTGGCCGATTGTTTGCACAATATGCGGAGCATGGTTGACGACCTGGCGCGTGAAGGCGATCCGTTCTGGAATCGTTTCAACGCGAGTCGGGATCAGATTTTCGAAAAACTTCGACTGGTGCTGGAACGATTGGGGCATGGGGAGGATGATCGGCTTGGGCAACTGGCCCGGTTGGGCTGGGCGACCCTTGCGGAGCTGGGGGGCGCAGAGCCGGGCGATGAGGTGCCGGAACCGTTCGTGAAGCCCGGGTCGAGGTGA